In Prevotella sp. oral taxon 475, one DNA window encodes the following:
- the miaA gene encoding tRNA (adenosine(37)-N6)-dimethylallyltransferase MiaA, translated as MKTLIVLVGPTAVGKTQLNLAIARRFGIPIINADSRQIFAELPIGTAAPTERERQEAEHFFVGNRQITDYYSASMFETDVINLLDRLFLRHDTALLSGGSMMYIDAVCNGIDDLPTIDNETRLAVKRKLETQGLPALVEELRRLDPEHYRIVDQRNPRRVCHAVEICRMTGTTYSSFRKKEVKQRPFRILKIGLNRPREELYARINTRVLEMMETGLEAEARSVYPQRGMNSLNTVGYKELFAHFDGQISKEEAVRQIQSHTREYMRKQLTWFKRDAQIKWFHPDNPVEILNYIETSIAVTD; from the coding sequence ATGAAGACTCTCATCGTGCTCGTAGGTCCCACCGCCGTGGGAAAAACACAACTCAACCTGGCCATTGCCCGGCGATTCGGTATCCCCATCATTAACGCCGACTCGCGACAGATCTTTGCCGAGCTCCCCATCGGTACGGCCGCCCCCACAGAGCGTGAGCGGCAGGAGGCTGAGCATTTTTTTGTGGGCAACAGGCAGATCACCGATTATTACAGTGCATCGATGTTCGAGACGGACGTCATCAACCTGCTCGACCGACTCTTTCTCCGGCACGATACGGCCCTGCTCTCGGGCGGCAGTATGATGTATATCGACGCTGTGTGCAACGGCATCGACGACCTCCCTACCATCGACAACGAGACACGACTGGCCGTGAAACGCAAGCTCGAAACCCAAGGACTGCCAGCCCTGGTAGAAGAACTCAGACGGCTTGACCCTGAACATTACCGCATCGTCGACCAGCGGAATCCCCGACGTGTGTGCCATGCCGTTGAGATTTGCCGGATGACGGGCACCACCTATTCCTCCTTCAGAAAGAAAGAGGTGAAACAACGTCCGTTCCGAATCCTGAAAATCGGACTCAACCGCCCACGTGAAGAACTCTATGCCCGCATCAACACGCGAGTGCTTGAGATGATGGAGACCGGACTTGAGGCCGAGGCTCGGAGTGTGTATCCGCAACGCGGGATGAACTCGCTCAACACAGTGGGCTATAAAGAACTCTTCGCACATTTCGACGGACAGATCTCCAAAGAGGAGGCCGTGAGACAGATCCAGTCGCACACACGGGAGTACATGCGCAAGCAACTCACGTGGTTCAAGCGGGATGCACAAATCAAATGGTTCCATCCCGACAACCCCGTTGAAATCCTAAATTATATCGAGACATCTATCGCCGTAACGGATTAA
- the lpxA gene encoding acyl-ACP--UDP-N-acetylglucosamine O-acyltransferase produces the protein MNQISPLAYVHPEAVLGENNLIGPFCYIDRNTVIGNGNNLQNSVTLNYGTRLGNNNEIFPGASISTKPQDLKFAGEDTLCEIGDNNSIRENVTISRGTASRGTTRVGNNNLLMENMHIAHDCIIGSGTIIGNSTKFAGEVVVDDHAIISAAVLCHQFCRIAGYVMIQGGCRFSQDIPPYIIAGKDPIRFAGINLVGLRRRGFDNELIDLIHNAYRLLYSKGIMAEGIEEIKRNLRITKEIQYIIDFVESSQRGIIR, from the coding sequence ATGAACCAAATCAGCCCCTTAGCCTACGTCCACCCCGAAGCCGTACTGGGAGAGAACAATCTTATTGGCCCATTCTGCTACATCGATCGCAACACGGTGATCGGAAACGGCAACAACCTGCAAAACAGCGTCACTCTGAACTACGGAACCCGATTGGGCAACAATAACGAGATTTTTCCCGGAGCAAGTATTTCCACCAAACCACAAGATCTGAAGTTTGCCGGCGAAGACACCCTCTGCGAGATTGGCGACAACAACAGTATCCGCGAAAACGTAACCATCTCGCGTGGAACGGCCTCGCGCGGAACCACACGAGTGGGCAACAACAATCTGTTGATGGAAAACATGCACATTGCACACGACTGCATTATCGGTTCGGGCACCATCATCGGCAATTCCACTAAGTTTGCTGGCGAAGTGGTGGTAGACGATCATGCCATCATTAGTGCCGCCGTACTCTGTCACCAGTTCTGCCGCATTGCCGGTTACGTAATGATACAAGGCGGTTGTCGGTTCAGTCAGGACATTCCCCCTTACATCATCGCCGGGAAAGACCCCATACGCTTCGCCGGAATCAATCTCGTGGGGCTACGTCGTCGCGGTTTCGACAACGAACTCATCGACCTTATCCACAATGCCTACCGCCTACTCTATTCTAAAGGTATTATGGCCGAGGGCATCGAAGAAATCAAACGCAACCTGCGCATTACGAAAGAAATACAGTATATCATCGATTTCGTCGAGTCGTCTCAGCGCGGAATCATCCGATAG
- a CDS encoding bifunctional UDP-3-O-[3-hydroxymyristoyl] N-acetylglucosamine deacetylase/3-hydroxyacyl-ACP dehydratase yields the protein MLKQTTLKGSFSLCGKGLHTGLNLTVTFNPAPENTGYKIQRIDLEGQPVIDALAERVVDTQRGTVLANGDVRVSTVEHGLAALYALGVDNCLIQVNGPEFPILDGSAIMYVEQINRVGIEEQNAPKDYYIIRHKIEVKDEKTGSCITILPDDEFSVTAMCSFDSKFINSQFATLDTLENFETEIAPARTFVFVRDIEPLLKANLIKGGDMDNAIVIYENIIGQQQLDQLADLLKVPHLDATKQGYIQHKPLVWENECTRHKLLDIIGDMALLGKPIKGRIIATRPGHTINNLFARHLRKDIRKHEIQAPIYDPNEAPVMDNKRIRELLPHRYPMQLVDKIISLGPTSIVGIKNVTSNEPFFVGHFPQEPVMPGVLQVEAMAQCGGLLVLNQLEEPERWSTYFMKIDEVKFRQKVVPGDTLLFRVELLHPVRHGVSSMKGYMFVGDQVVSEATFTAQIVKNK from the coding sequence ATGTTAAAACAAACAACATTGAAAGGAAGTTTTTCGCTCTGCGGAAAAGGTTTACATACGGGATTGAACCTCACGGTAACGTTCAATCCTGCCCCCGAAAACACCGGCTATAAGATACAGAGAATCGATTTGGAAGGACAACCCGTTATCGATGCCCTGGCAGAGCGCGTTGTCGACACGCAGCGCGGAACAGTTTTGGCCAACGGCGATGTGCGCGTGTCTACCGTTGAGCACGGCCTTGCGGCACTCTATGCTTTGGGCGTGGACAACTGTCTGATACAGGTCAACGGTCCTGAATTCCCAATTCTCGACGGTTCGGCCATCATGTATGTTGAGCAGATCAACCGTGTGGGTATAGAAGAACAGAACGCACCGAAGGATTATTACATCATTCGCCATAAGATCGAGGTGAAAGACGAGAAGACAGGCTCGTGCATTACTATCCTGCCCGACGATGAGTTCAGCGTTACGGCAATGTGTTCGTTCGATTCGAAATTCATCAACAGTCAGTTTGCCACGCTCGATACTCTCGAAAATTTCGAGACCGAAATCGCCCCGGCCCGCACCTTCGTCTTCGTGCGCGACATTGAACCGCTGCTGAAAGCCAACCTCATTAAGGGCGGCGATATGGACAATGCCATCGTCATCTACGAAAATATCATCGGGCAGCAGCAACTCGATCAGTTGGCCGACCTCCTCAAAGTGCCTCATCTCGATGCCACCAAGCAAGGTTATATCCAACACAAGCCCTTAGTTTGGGAGAACGAATGCACCCGCCACAAACTGCTCGACATTATCGGCGACATGGCTCTCTTGGGCAAACCCATCAAAGGGCGCATCATCGCCACTCGGCCCGGACATACGATCAACAACCTTTTTGCCCGCCATCTGCGCAAAGACATTCGCAAGCACGAGATACAAGCCCCCATCTACGATCCCAACGAGGCACCCGTGATGGACAACAAACGCATTCGCGAACTCCTACCGCACCGATATCCGATGCAGTTGGTAGACAAGATCATCTCGTTAGGGCCCACGAGCATCGTCGGCATCAAGAACGTGACGAGCAACGAACCTTTCTTCGTGGGGCACTTCCCGCAGGAGCCCGTCATGCCCGGCGTATTACAGGTTGAGGCAATGGCGCAGTGCGGCGGATTGTTGGTGCTCAACCAACTGGAGGAACCGGAACGTTGGTCGACCTACTTTATGAAGATCGACGAAGTGAAGTTTCGGCAGAAAGTTGTTCCCGGCGACACGCTGCTCTTCCGTGTAGAATTGCTCCATCCCGTTCGCCACGGCGTGAGCTCAATGAAAGGTTACATGTTTGTAGGCGACCAAGTAGTGTCTGAAGCCACCTTCACCGCCCAGATCGTAAAGAATAAATAA
- the lpxD gene encoding UDP-3-O-(3-hydroxymyristoyl)glucosamine N-acyltransferase: MEFTAKQIAQIINGEIIGDENAAVRSFSKIEEGKPGSISFLSNPKYTHYIYHTEASIVLMNKDTVLEKPVKTTLIKVDNAYECVARLLQMYEASKPKKTGIDALAFVAPDAEIGKDCYIGAFAYVGSKVKIGDHTQIYPHTTICENTTIGENCTFYPHVTVYQESVIGDRVILHAGSVVGSDGFGFAPSANGYDKIPQIGIVTIEDDVEVGANTCIDRSTMGSTYIRKGVKLDNLVQIAHNTDIGENTVMSAQVGVAGSTKVGQWCMFGGQVGIAGHITIGNRVFLGAQSGVPGNIGDNQQLIGTPPMEQRPYFKSQAVLKRLPELYKQINDLQKQVEELQQQLKS; the protein is encoded by the coding sequence ATGGAATTTACAGCAAAACAAATTGCCCAAATCATCAATGGCGAAATTATAGGAGACGAGAACGCAGCGGTCAGATCTTTTTCCAAGATAGAAGAAGGAAAACCGGGAAGTATTTCATTCCTCTCCAACCCTAAATACACACATTATATATATCATACCGAGGCAAGTATCGTACTAATGAATAAAGATACTGTACTTGAAAAACCCGTAAAAACAACTCTTATTAAAGTAGACAATGCCTACGAATGCGTTGCTCGTCTGCTGCAAATGTACGAGGCATCCAAGCCGAAGAAAACCGGTATAGATGCTTTGGCTTTTGTTGCGCCCGATGCAGAGATAGGAAAAGATTGCTACATCGGCGCATTTGCCTATGTGGGCAGTAAAGTAAAAATAGGCGATCATACACAAATATACCCCCATACTACCATCTGCGAGAATACGACGATAGGAGAAAATTGCACGTTCTATCCCCATGTCACGGTGTATCAAGAGTCGGTTATCGGCGATCGGGTGATTTTGCATGCCGGTAGCGTGGTGGGATCGGATGGCTTTGGTTTTGCACCTTCTGCCAACGGCTACGATAAGATTCCGCAAATCGGCATCGTTACGATCGAAGACGATGTAGAGGTGGGAGCCAATACCTGCATCGACCGTTCGACAATGGGCAGTACCTATATCCGCAAAGGTGTGAAGCTGGACAATTTGGTGCAGATTGCACACAATACAGACATCGGTGAAAACACGGTGATGTCAGCTCAGGTGGGTGTGGCAGGTTCGACTAAGGTGGGGCAATGGTGCATGTTCGGTGGGCAAGTGGGTATAGCCGGACACATCACCATCGGCAATAGAGTTTTTCTCGGGGCGCAGTCGGGTGTGCCGGGCAATATCGGCGATAACCAACAGCTCATCGGAACACCGCCCATGGAGCAACGCCCATACTTCAAGTCGCAAGCCGTATTGAAGCGTCTGCCCGAACTATACAAGCAAATCAACGATTTGCAGAAACAAGTAGAAGAATTACAACAGCAATTAAAATCATAA
- a CDS encoding HD domain-containing protein, with protein MSEAKIINDPVFGFIKIPRGVLLNIVRHPLMQRLTRIKQLGLASAVYPGAQHTRFQHSIGAFHLVSEAVFSLQQKGIFIFDSEAEAVEAAILMHDIGHGPFSHVLENTLISGISHEEISLLMMEQMNREMNGALTLSISIFKNEYPKRFLHQLISSQLDMDRLDYLSRDSFFTGVSEGNIGSARIIKMLDVVDDGLVVDHKGIYSIESYLIARRLMYWQVYLHKTAVACEAMLINVLRRAKQLTRQGRRLFATPALTYFLENDVDQERFRQDAEALHHYCALDDNDIWSSVKVWMNDEDRVLALLSANLVERNIFRVKVYDEPIPEEKINAVRQEIQTRLNLSDDECRYLLSANTVRKNMYSMNDDHISIKYKDGTCKDISEASELFDIARISKKNSKYYLCFQRI; from the coding sequence ATGAGCGAGGCGAAAATCATCAACGATCCCGTGTTCGGGTTTATCAAAATTCCTCGCGGCGTGCTTCTCAACATCGTGCGCCATCCATTGATGCAACGACTCACACGTATCAAACAATTGGGACTGGCCTCGGCGGTCTACCCCGGTGCACAACACACGCGGTTTCAACATTCTATCGGGGCGTTTCATTTGGTGAGCGAGGCCGTGTTTTCGCTTCAACAAAAAGGTATTTTTATTTTCGACAGTGAGGCAGAGGCCGTGGAAGCGGCCATCCTGATGCACGACATCGGGCACGGTCCCTTTTCGCATGTCTTGGAGAATACGCTCATCAGCGGTATCTCGCACGAAGAAATTTCGCTGCTGATGATGGAGCAGATGAACCGCGAAATGAACGGTGCGCTGACGCTATCGATTAGTATTTTTAAGAACGAATATCCCAAGCGATTTCTGCATCAACTCATCAGTAGTCAGTTGGATATGGACCGGTTGGATTATCTTAGTCGAGACAGCTTTTTTACGGGCGTGAGCGAGGGTAATATCGGGTCGGCCCGTATCATTAAGATGCTTGATGTGGTGGACGATGGATTGGTGGTAGATCATAAAGGCATCTATTCTATTGAGAGCTATCTCATCGCCCGACGTCTGATGTACTGGCAGGTATATCTCCACAAAACAGCTGTAGCTTGCGAGGCGATGCTCATCAACGTGCTTCGGCGCGCCAAACAGCTAACGAGGCAAGGTCGCCGACTGTTTGCCACACCAGCCCTTACCTATTTCTTAGAGAACGATGTAGATCAAGAACGCTTTCGCCAAGATGCCGAAGCTCTGCACCATTACTGTGCCCTGGACGACAATGATATATGGAGCAGCGTGAAGGTGTGGATGAACGACGAAGATCGGGTGCTTGCTCTGCTTTCTGCCAATCTGGTCGAACGTAACATCTTTAGGGTGAAAGTCTATGACGAACCTATCCCCGAAGAGAAAATCAATGCCGTGCGCCAGGAAATTCAAACACGCCTGAATCTCTCAGACGACGAATGCCGCTATCTGCTCAGTGCCAATACCGTTCGGAAGAACATGTACAGCATGAACGACGACCATATCTCCATCAAATATAAAGACGGAACTTGCAAAGATATTTCCGAGGCATCAGAGCTGTTTGATATCGCTCGCATTTCCAAGAAAAACAGCAAATATTACCTTTGCTTTCAACGAATCTAA
- the pyrF gene encoding orotidine-5'-phosphate decarboxylase, whose product MNRQQLVEQIWRKKSFLCVGLDTDIRKIPPHLLAEEDPVFAFNKAIIDATAPYCVAYKPNLAFYEALGVKGIAAFERTVDYLKRVYPEQFVIADAKRGDIGNTSALYARTFFEEYGLDALTVAPYMGEDSVRPFLEYDGRWVILLALTSNRGSHDFQLLEDAKGRRLFEEVLIRSQQWGNEENMMYVVGATQGRAFEDIRRHVPHHFLLVPGVGAQGGSLQEVCRYGMTRDCGLLVNSSRGIIYADGGERFAEVAAEKAREMQQEMEQELAARGR is encoded by the coding sequence ATGAACAGACAACAGTTGGTGGAGCAGATATGGAGAAAGAAATCGTTTTTGTGCGTAGGGCTCGATACGGACATTCGGAAAATTCCACCACATCTGCTGGCGGAGGAAGATCCCGTCTTTGCCTTTAACAAAGCCATTATCGACGCAACGGCTCCCTATTGTGTGGCCTACAAACCCAATTTGGCCTTCTACGAGGCACTGGGGGTGAAGGGAATAGCAGCCTTCGAACGTACGGTGGACTATCTGAAGCGGGTCTATCCCGAGCAGTTTGTGATTGCCGATGCCAAACGCGGCGACATCGGGAATACATCGGCTCTGTATGCCCGCACGTTTTTCGAAGAGTATGGACTTGATGCGTTGACGGTGGCTCCGTATATGGGCGAGGATAGCGTGCGGCCATTCCTTGAGTATGATGGGCGGTGGGTGATTCTGTTGGCCCTGACGAGCAACCGGGGATCGCACGATTTTCAGTTACTGGAAGATGCTAAGGGACGGCGGCTGTTTGAAGAGGTGCTCATTCGTTCGCAGCAATGGGGCAACGAGGAAAACATGATGTATGTCGTGGGAGCGACACAGGGTAGAGCGTTCGAGGATATTCGCCGGCATGTGCCGCATCATTTCTTGTTGGTGCCCGGCGTGGGAGCACAGGGCGGCAGTCTGCAAGAAGTGTGTCGGTATGGTATGACGAGGGATTGCGGATTGCTGGTGAACAGTTCGCGTGGAATCATCTATGCCGACGGCGGAGAACGATTTGCAGAGGTGGCTGCCGAAAAAGCACGTGAGATGCAGCAGGAGATGGAGCAAGAACTGGCAGCACGAGGACGATGA
- a CDS encoding HU family DNA-binding protein — MIEFEVKSKKQTIGAKKGQTVYYAVAKTNNHMTLEMVCDMIVAETSLSRGDVMNTLITLGQLTCRSLKMGFSIDLGDVGSIRVYFPSRMMDKKEDVTAGTLKTPKIVFTPKAKMRAASKAAEVSIDNPARKKEAKPKKP, encoded by the coding sequence ATGATCGAATTCGAAGTGAAGTCTAAAAAACAGACGATCGGAGCCAAGAAAGGCCAAACGGTGTATTACGCTGTGGCCAAGACCAATAACCACATGACGCTCGAGATGGTGTGCGACATGATTGTAGCCGAAACCTCACTCTCACGCGGTGACGTGATGAACACGCTCATCACGCTGGGACAGCTGACGTGCCGATCGCTGAAGATGGGCTTCAGCATCGACCTGGGCGACGTGGGTTCGATACGTGTCTATTTCCCCTCACGTATGATGGATAAGAAAGAAGATGTGACGGCCGGTACGCTCAAAACACCCAAAATCGTGTTCACACCCAAAGCAAAGATGCGCGCGGCCTCTAAAGCGGCGGAGGTGAGCATAGACAATCCCGCCAGGAAGAAAGAGGCCAAGCCCAAGAAACCATAA
- the prfA gene encoding peptide chain release factor 1: MIEDNSILAKLDGLESRYEEVSTLITDPAVIADQERYVKLTREYKDLGDIMDARRRYVSCLNSIAEAKDILANETDSDLKEMAREELSVNETERPKLEEEIKLLLIPKDPEDAKNVQMEIRAGTGGDEAALFAGDLFGMYKRFCDSKGWSLSVTSSSEGAVGGFKEIDFAVSGDNVYGVLKYESGVHRVQRVPATETQGRMHTSAATVAVLPEADKFEVNINEGDIKWDTFRSSGAGGQNVNKVESGVRLRYPWKNPNTGETEEILIECTETRDQPKNKERALSRLRTFIYDREHQKYIDDIASRRKSLVSTGDRSAKIRTYNYPQGRVTDHRIGYTTHDLQGFVSGNIQDMIDALTVAENAERMKESSLA; the protein is encoded by the coding sequence ATGATAGAAGATAACAGCATATTAGCGAAACTCGACGGATTGGAAAGTCGTTACGAAGAAGTGTCGACCCTGATTACCGATCCTGCCGTCATTGCCGACCAAGAGCGATACGTAAAACTTACCCGCGAATATAAAGATCTTGGCGATATCATGGATGCCCGCCGTAGATACGTCTCTTGTTTGAATTCCATTGCCGAAGCCAAAGATATTCTGGCCAACGAAACCGATTCCGACCTAAAAGAGATGGCGCGTGAAGAGTTGTCGGTCAACGAAACAGAACGTCCGAAGCTGGAAGAAGAAATCAAACTGTTGCTCATTCCTAAAGACCCCGAAGACGCCAAGAACGTGCAAATGGAAATCCGTGCCGGAACAGGTGGCGACGAGGCCGCACTCTTTGCTGGCGACCTCTTTGGCATGTACAAACGCTTCTGCGACTCCAAAGGCTGGAGTCTTTCCGTCACCAGTTCGAGCGAAGGTGCTGTCGGCGGTTTTAAGGAGATAGACTTCGCTGTAAGTGGCGATAACGTCTACGGCGTTCTGAAATACGAAAGCGGCGTACACCGCGTGCAACGCGTTCCTGCTACCGAAACGCAGGGCCGAATGCACACCTCTGCTGCTACCGTTGCCGTGCTGCCCGAGGCCGACAAGTTCGAAGTAAATATCAACGAAGGCGACATCAAGTGGGACACGTTCCGCAGTTCGGGTGCAGGCGGTCAGAACGTCAATAAGGTAGAATCGGGCGTGCGTTTGCGCTATCCTTGGAAGAACCCCAACACGGGCGAGACTGAGGAAATTCTCATCGAATGTACCGAAACACGCGACCAACCCAAGAACAAGGAACGCGCCCTTTCTCGACTGCGTACCTTTATTTACGATCGCGAGCATCAAAAGTATATCGACGATATTGCCAGTCGGCGCAAGAGTCTCGTCTCCACCGGCGACCGTTCTGCCAAAATACGCACTTACAACTATCCGCAGGGCCGTGTCACCGACCATCGCATTGGCTACACCACGCACGACCTTCAAGGCTTTGTTTCCGGCAACATCCAAGATATGATCGACGCTCTCACCGTGGCCGAAAATGCCGAGCGGATGAAAGAGTCCTCACTGGCTTAA
- a CDS encoding AIR synthase related protein, whose protein sequence is MNNRYMQRGVSAAKEDVHNAIKNIDKGIFPQAFCKIIPDILGGDDEYCNIMHADGAGTKSSLAYAYWRETGDLSVWRGIAQDAIVMNTDDLLCVGAVDNILVSSTIGRNKMLIPGEVISAIINGTDDLLAELRRMGIGIYATGGETADVGDLVRTIIVDSTVTCRMKRSHVINNANIRPGDVIVGLSSCGTATYEQRYNGGVGSNGLTSARHDVFAKYLAEKYPETYDHAVPQELVYSGTKHLTDAIEALGVDAGQLVLSPTRTYAPVIRQVLDELRSDIHGMVHCTGGAQTKVLHFVGDNCRVIKDHLFPVPPLFRLIQKESNTDWREMYKVFNMGHRMELYVHPDIAPRIIDISRSFNIDAQIVGRVEEGSKSLTITSEFGTYNY, encoded by the coding sequence ATGAACAACCGTTATATGCAGCGCGGCGTGAGTGCCGCCAAAGAAGATGTGCACAATGCCATCAAGAATATCGATAAAGGAATCTTTCCGCAAGCATTCTGCAAAATCATCCCCGACATCCTCGGCGGAGACGACGAGTATTGCAACATCATGCATGCCGATGGAGCCGGTACTAAGTCGTCACTGGCCTACGCCTACTGGCGCGAGACGGGCGATCTGTCCGTATGGCGCGGCATCGCCCAGGATGCCATCGTGATGAATACCGACGACCTGCTCTGCGTGGGTGCCGTCGACAATATCCTCGTCTCAAGTACCATCGGGCGCAACAAAATGCTCATCCCCGGCGAAGTAATCTCCGCTATCATCAACGGCACCGACGATCTGCTTGCCGAACTTCGACGCATGGGTATCGGCATCTATGCCACCGGTGGTGAAACTGCCGACGTGGGCGATCTCGTCCGCACAATCATTGTCGACTCTACTGTCACCTGTCGCATGAAGCGTAGCCATGTCATCAACAATGCCAACATTCGCCCCGGCGACGTCATTGTAGGGCTCTCCTCCTGCGGCACCGCCACCTACGAACAACGCTATAACGGCGGTGTGGGCAGCAACGGACTCACCAGCGCGCGCCACGATGTCTTTGCCAAATACTTGGCCGAGAAATATCCGGAGACCTACGACCACGCTGTGCCCCAGGAACTGGTCTACAGCGGAACAAAACATCTGACCGATGCCATCGAGGCTCTTGGCGTTGATGCCGGTCAATTGGTGCTCTCGCCCACCCGCACCTACGCTCCCGTTATCCGTCAGGTGCTCGATGAGCTGCGCTCTGATATCCACGGTATGGTACACTGCACAGGTGGCGCACAAACCAAGGTGCTCCACTTCGTCGGTGACAACTGCCGCGTGATAAAAGACCATCTCTTCCCCGTCCCGCCCCTCTTCCGTCTTATTCAGAAAGAAAGCAACACTGATTGGCGCGAGATGTATAAAGTGTTTAACATGGGCCATCGCATGGAACTCTACGTCCACCCCGACATTGCCCCCCGTATCATCGACATCAGTCGCAGCTTCAACATCGATGCGCAGATAGTCGGCCGTGTAGAAGAAGGCAGCAAGTCGCTCACCATTACCTCAGAATTTGGAACCTATAACTATTGA
- a CDS encoding shikimate dehydrogenase, protein MDKYGLIGYPLGHSFSIGYFNEKFHNEGIDAEYVNFEISQIEDLPEILAANAHLKGLNVTIPYKEEVMRYLDDITPEASAIGAVNVIRVSHKGSKTILKGFNSDVIGFTRSIESMLEPCHKKALILGTGGAAKAVAYGLKSLGLETLFVSRTPRAGVVTYNQITPEMIEAYNVIVNCTPLGLYPNTEVCPDLPYEAMNSHTLLYDLLYNPDETLFMKKGRQQGAITKNGLEMLLLQAFASWEIWTGEDGRK, encoded by the coding sequence ATGGATAAGTACGGACTGATAGGCTATCCCCTTGGACATTCCTTCTCAATAGGCTACTTCAACGAGAAGTTCCACAATGAAGGCATCGACGCAGAATACGTCAACTTCGAGATTTCCCAAATCGAAGATCTGCCCGAGATTCTTGCCGCTAATGCTCATCTGAAAGGCCTCAACGTCACCATCCCCTACAAAGAGGAGGTGATGCGCTATTTAGACGACATCACGCCCGAGGCCTCGGCCATCGGAGCGGTGAATGTCATCCGCGTGAGTCATAAAGGTTCGAAGACGATACTCAAGGGCTTCAACAGCGATGTCATCGGGTTTACCCGTAGTATCGAATCGATGCTCGAGCCTTGTCATAAGAAGGCTCTCATCCTCGGTACGGGCGGAGCGGCCAAAGCCGTGGCCTACGGACTGAAAAGCCTGGGCCTGGAGACACTCTTCGTCAGTAGGACACCGCGCGCAGGCGTCGTCACCTACAATCAGATCACTCCCGAGATGATCGAGGCCTACAACGTCATCGTCAACTGCACTCCACTGGGACTCTATCCCAATACCGAGGTATGCCCCGACCTGCCTTACGAGGCGATGAATTCGCACACGCTGCTCTACGACCTGCTCTATAATCCCGACGAAACGCTCTTTATGAAAAAAGGTCGGCAGCAAGGGGCTATCACCAAAAATGGACTGGAAATGCTTCTCCTCCAAGCTTTCGCCAGTTGGGAAATTTGGACGGGAGAAGATGGGAGGAAGTAG
- the ubiE gene encoding bifunctional demethylmenaquinone methyltransferase/2-methoxy-6-polyprenyl-1,4-benzoquinol methylase UbiE: MYRQEQIKPYGSEGDKGAQVEEMFDNIAPTYDMLNHRLSCDIDKGWRRKAIAQLKPFAPREILDIATGTGDFAILAARMLKPEQLVGADISEGMMAVGRQKVEREGLRDVIHFRREDCLQLSFEDGSFDAVTAAFGIRNFKDLDTCLRELHRVLRPGGHLSIVELSAPMRPPMSWLFKVYSHTLLPLYARLVSKDGSAYRYLINTIEAFPQGEEMMEILRKAGFEEVQFCRLTLGVCTMYLASKK; encoded by the coding sequence ATGTATCGGCAAGAACAAATCAAGCCCTACGGCAGCGAGGGCGACAAAGGCGCACAAGTGGAAGAGATGTTCGACAACATCGCTCCCACTTACGATATGCTCAACCATCGCCTGTCGTGCGACATCGACAAAGGCTGGCGACGCAAAGCCATCGCCCAGCTAAAGCCTTTCGCCCCCCGGGAGATACTCGACATCGCCACCGGAACCGGCGACTTCGCTATCCTCGCCGCCCGGATGCTAAAGCCCGAACAACTCGTGGGGGCAGACATCTCCGAAGGAATGATGGCCGTGGGAAGACAGAAGGTGGAGCGCGAAGGTTTGCGAGATGTCATCCATTTTCGCCGCGAAGACTGCCTGCAGCTCTCGTTCGAAGATGGCAGTTTCGATGCTGTGACAGCCGCCTTTGGGATCCGTAACTTCAAAGACCTCGACACTTGTCTGCGCGAATTGCATCGCGTGCTCCGACCGGGTGGACACCTCAGCATCGTCGAACTCTCGGCCCCTATGCGCCCACCCATGTCGTGGCTCTTTAAAGTCTACTCGCACACGCTGTTGCCCCTCTACGCTCGCCTCGTGTCGAAAGATGGCAGTGCCTACCGCTATCTCATCAATACCATCGAAGCTTTTCCACAGGGTGAGGAGATGATGGAGATTCTGCGTAAAGCGGGCTTCGAGGAGGTGCAGTTCTGCCGGCTCACCCTCGGTGTTTGCACGATGTATTTGGCCAGTAAAAAATAA